One region of Candidatus Methylomirabilota bacterium genomic DNA includes:
- a CDS encoding SDR family oxidoreductase, whose amino-acid sequence MVSNQLSGWALVLGASSGFGEATSLALARAGMHIFGVHMDRKATVANVERIVGEIRGMGRETHFFNMNAADEEKRREALDQMEKVLKERGEEGGVKVLLHSLAFGTLKPFVAANPAGAINKVQMDMTVDVMAHSLVYWVQDLVRRGLMREGGRVFAMTSSGGHRVWHTYGAVSAAKAALESHVRQLALELAQMGITVNAVRAGVTDTPALRKIPGHEKMIEGAQERNPFHRITTPADVAAAMVGLCQPGVYWVTGNVIGVDGGEDIVG is encoded by the coding sequence ATGGTGAGCAACCAATTGAGTGGTTGGGCCCTGGTTCTGGGCGCGTCGAGCGGGTTCGGGGAGGCCACGAGCCTGGCCCTGGCTCGAGCGGGGATGCACATCTTTGGCGTTCACATGGATCGGAAGGCCACCGTGGCCAATGTAGAGCGGATCGTGGGGGAAATCCGGGGGATGGGGCGGGAGACCCATTTCTTTAATATGAACGCCGCCGACGAGGAAAAGCGCCGGGAGGCGTTAGATCAGATGGAAAAAGTCCTGAAGGAGCGAGGCGAGGAGGGAGGGGTAAAGGTCCTCCTCCACTCATTGGCCTTCGGGACCCTCAAGCCTTTTGTCGCAGCGAACCCGGCCGGGGCCATCAACAAGGTCCAGATGGACATGACCGTGGATGTCATGGCGCACAGTCTCGTCTACTGGGTCCAGGATCTGGTCAGGCGAGGACTGATGCGTGAAGGGGGAAGAGTCTTCGCCATGACGAGCTCTGGCGGGCATCGGGTCTGGCACACGTATGGCGCTGTCTCCGCCGCCAAGGCCGCCTTGGAATCGCACGTCCGACAGCTGGCGCTGGAACTGGCTCAAATGGGGATTACGGTCAATGCGGTCCGTGCCGGGGTGACCGACACTCCGGCCCTCCGGAAGATCCCCGGTCATGAGAAGATGATCGAGGGGGCCCAGGAGCGCAATCCGTTTCACCGTATTACGACGCCTGCCGATGTCGCAGCCGCAATGGTAGGGCTGTGCCAACCGGGGGTGTATTGGGTGACGGGTAATGTGATCGGGGTGGACGGGGGAGAGGATATCGTAGGGTAG
- a CDS encoding PilZ domain-containing protein produces the protein MDHTETREHPRFPLRMPALCESSAVPGYRTVGLTRNVSRGGLLLEVPEPLAPGTPTNILVNSEGQNARSEAVVVWTGAGTPGQIGLKFTKWAGTDHRIWDRLMVFQAGSTPRSSLRIPIDLEIACLIPPDTRLPGRAQNISDGGLMITLPQALDPRTRVLVATPTGLTLPLMEAETEVMWVRTPTVGEGVLHGLRFTKDDIDKEFFLIGALLQEVLDQEEESPGKTSSDNGT, from the coding sequence ATGGACCATACTGAAACCCGTGAGCATCCCCGGTTTCCACTACGCATGCCGGCCCTCTGCGAGAGTTCCGCGGTGCCCGGTTACCGGACCGTGGGTCTGACCCGCAACGTGAGCCGCGGCGGGCTGCTGCTCGAAGTCCCGGAGCCCCTTGCACCAGGCACTCCCACGAATATCCTCGTGAATTCTGAAGGGCAGAACGCCCGAAGCGAGGCCGTGGTGGTCTGGACGGGCGCAGGCACCCCTGGCCAGATAGGTCTCAAGTTCACCAAGTGGGCCGGGACAGACCATCGGATCTGGGACCGGCTTATGGTCTTTCAGGCAGGCTCGACACCTCGGTCCTCCCTCCGCATCCCGATCGACCTCGAGATCGCCTGCCTCATTCCCCCGGATACCCGCCTCCCAGGTCGCGCCCAGAACATCAGCGACGGCGGGCTGATGATCACCCTTCCCCAGGCACTTGATCCCCGGACCCGCGTGCTTGTGGCGACCCCCACCGGGCTGACCCTTCCCTTGATGGAAGCGGAGACCGAGGTGATGTGGGTCCGCACACCGACCGTGGGGGAAGGCGTCCTCCACGGCCTGCGCTTCACTAAGGACGACATTGACAAGGAGTTCTTCCTCATCGGTGCCCTCCTCCAGGAAGTCCTCGATCAGGAGGAAGAGTCGCCAGGGAAGACAAGCAGCGACAACGGAACGTAG
- a CDS encoding CBS domain-containing protein, translating to MQVGERMKTELLHVSPSDSVRTSWGLLREHQIRHLPVVEDGKLAGIITDRDIRLVFPSAVTAGQREQDPHDALEKVSVQEIMSRPGVTVTSETPIADAARLLLERRIGGLPVVEGEHLVGIITKDDILAAFVEVMEARY from the coding sequence ATGCAGGTCGGCGAGCGGATGAAGACGGAATTGCTCCACGTTAGCCCCTCAGATAGCGTACGAACCTCTTGGGGACTCCTGCGGGAGCATCAGATTCGCCACCTGCCGGTGGTGGAGGACGGAAAACTCGCGGGTATCATCACGGATCGGGATATCCGGCTCGTCTTTCCGTCGGCGGTTACGGCGGGCCAGAGAGAGCAAGATCCGCATGACGCCCTCGAAAAGGTTTCGGTGCAAGAAATCATGTCGAGACCGGGCGTCACGGTGACGTCGGAGACCCCCATTGCCGATGCCGCGCGCCTTCTCCTCGAACGTCGGATCGGCGGCCTTCCGGTAGTGGAGGGAGAACACCTGGTGGGGATCATTACCAAGGATGACATCCTCGCAGCCTTCGTGGAGGTCATGGAAGCGAGGTATTAG
- a CDS encoding HAD family hydrolase has translation MTTLLLFDVDGTLILTGGAGIRAFQRTFRELFSIDALADGIRFHGRTDPAIIEDLFTAGLGRLPTPAEIQAICSRYLPYLQEEVRHSPGYRIMPGLPDLLEMLAGRPEFRLGLATGNLETAARIKLSRADLNRYFSFGGFGSDAQNRTALIQKAIERGRSIMGESKKDMRVVVIGDTDLDITCGREAGATTVAVTTGGDSWETLLQAAPDHLLKDLSRSEEFLAILSNLPEPPPSA, from the coding sequence ATGACTACTCTCTTGCTCTTTGACGTGGACGGAACGCTTATCCTCACCGGAGGGGCTGGGATTCGAGCGTTTCAAAGGACGTTTCGCGAATTGTTCAGCATCGATGCGCTCGCCGATGGGATTCGGTTCCACGGCCGGACGGATCCGGCCATCATCGAGGACCTCTTTACTGCCGGGCTCGGCCGGCTCCCCACCCCGGCGGAGATCCAGGCGATTTGTAGTCGGTATCTTCCTTACCTGCAAGAGGAAGTGCGTCACTCACCAGGCTACCGGATCATGCCAGGACTGCCCGACCTGCTCGAGATGCTCGCCGGTCGACCGGAGTTCCGGTTGGGTCTTGCCACAGGCAATCTAGAAACTGCGGCCCGGATCAAGCTGAGCCGCGCTGACCTGAATCGCTACTTTTCCTTCGGGGGATTCGGCTCGGACGCACAGAACCGGACGGCGCTCATCCAGAAGGCGATCGAGCGGGGGAGAAGCATTATGGGCGAATCGAAGAAAGATATGAGGGTCGTCGTCATTGGCGATACCGATCTTGATATCACCTGTGGCCGCGAAGCGGGCGCAACGACTGTGGCTGTAACGACCGGCGGCGACTCCTGGGAAACGCTGCTTCAGGCGGCGCCCGACCACCTGCTGAAGGACCTGAGCCGATCCGAGGAGTTCCTGGCAATCCTCAGCAATCTCCCTGAACCACCCCCCTCAGCGTGA
- a CDS encoding AMP-binding protein, whose product MLAAQTIPVQFFEAVTLFRDRVAFQIKRDGQYVRWTYGDVEDQARRLATFLLQLEITPGDRVALFSENRPEWCVAYLGIVVSGATAVPLDAQLDAQEVENLLCHSESRAIIVSETELAKVHELIARLSPRPEIILLDEKALPGIHTLSKILQNTENVTLPSPPPEGIASILYTSGTTGIPKGVMLSHSNFLSNISAVKDLHICGPEDNVLALLPLHHVYPFMITFLGPLFFGARVTFLQSLKPPDLLECMQETGVTFLPGVPQLLALLHRGIFQEIKKRPRPIRLLFNVLLGLAGGARQYFGMNAGRLLFTQIHRRFGGRLCILISGGAKLDPTVGRDFYRLGFTVLEGYGLTETSPGVTFTPMTEPRFESVGVPLLGVQVRIMEPDSEGVGEIAIQGPNVMQGYFKDPEGTAQSFRDGWFLSGDLGYLNANGYLFITGRLKEVIVLSTGKNIYPDEVEAHFLKSPFIKEICLLGIGEPGGAHNEGLAALVVPNFEHLKAQRLANSEDVIRWEMDSLSRELPASKRPTQLRIVKDPFPRTRLGKIQRHLVHEMYLRGETLRVEVDEGLPPSEVDQHLWETPVTRKILAYLPVLARKKKGIRLDDNLELDLGLDSLSRIELMVALEELFNIDLPAEAGPALFTVRDLVVKVHECLAEHPEVIQEDREARRPPWNEILAGEPPESVRAEIAESNKPWAIAVSFLSHKLLRLVFRLLCRFRVHGLSHVPDRGPYLITPNHASYVDGFALGAALEFRLVRQLNFLGFHQFFQNPVTAMFGKAYRVIHVDADTYLFQALQAAAYVLRQGELLCVFPEGARSIDGQIKPFKKGVSILARELNLPLLPVRIFGSFDIWPRGKRFQRLHPLTIVFGPPVTVQELLDEGPIPPEADLYEVIAARLRERVAALAV is encoded by the coding sequence ATGCTAGCAGCCCAAACAATCCCCGTCCAGTTTTTTGAGGCGGTAACCCTCTTTCGGGACCGGGTCGCTTTCCAGATCAAGCGAGACGGCCAATACGTACGATGGACTTACGGCGACGTCGAAGATCAGGCGCGTCGCCTCGCGACTTTCCTCCTCCAGCTCGAGATCACCCCTGGAGATCGCGTCGCCCTCTTTTCTGAAAACCGGCCGGAGTGGTGCGTTGCCTACCTGGGAATCGTGGTTTCTGGAGCCACGGCGGTCCCTCTCGATGCCCAACTGGACGCACAGGAGGTGGAAAATCTCCTTTGCCATTCCGAGAGCCGGGCTATCATCGTCTCGGAAACCGAACTGGCCAAGGTGCATGAGCTCATCGCTCGCCTTTCTCCCCGCCCCGAGATCATCCTGTTAGATGAGAAGGCCCTCCCGGGGATTCACACCCTCTCCAAGATTCTGCAGAACACCGAGAATGTCACACTACCTTCTCCTCCACCGGAGGGGATTGCCTCGATCCTGTACACCTCGGGGACCACCGGAATCCCCAAAGGGGTGATGCTCAGCCACAGCAATTTTTTGTCGAACATCTCCGCCGTGAAGGATCTCCACATCTGCGGGCCCGAGGACAACGTGCTGGCCCTCTTGCCGCTGCATCACGTTTACCCCTTCATGATCACGTTTCTGGGGCCCCTCTTCTTTGGGGCCCGGGTCACTTTCCTCCAGAGCCTGAAGCCCCCTGATCTGCTGGAATGTATGCAGGAGACCGGAGTCACTTTCCTGCCGGGGGTTCCCCAGCTCCTTGCCCTCCTCCATCGAGGGATCTTTCAGGAGATCAAGAAGAGGCCTCGGCCGATTCGACTTCTCTTCAACGTTCTCTTGGGTCTCGCCGGCGGCGCACGACAGTATTTCGGAATGAACGCCGGCCGCCTTCTCTTCACTCAGATTCATCGGCGCTTTGGCGGCAGGCTCTGCATCCTCATCAGTGGTGGCGCCAAGCTCGATCCCACGGTCGGCCGAGATTTCTACCGTCTGGGCTTCACCGTCCTCGAAGGCTACGGCCTCACCGAGACCTCACCCGGGGTGACCTTCACCCCGATGACCGAGCCCCGCTTCGAGTCGGTCGGCGTGCCTCTGCTCGGTGTCCAAGTCCGGATCATGGAGCCGGATTCGGAGGGTGTCGGCGAGATCGCCATCCAAGGCCCCAACGTGATGCAAGGCTACTTCAAGGACCCGGAAGGGACGGCCCAGAGTTTCCGGGACGGCTGGTTTCTTTCGGGAGACCTCGGGTATCTCAACGCCAACGGGTATCTCTTCATCACTGGACGCCTCAAGGAGGTCATCGTCCTTTCGACGGGAAAAAACATCTATCCTGACGAGGTAGAGGCCCACTTCTTGAAGAGCCCCTTTATCAAGGAGATCTGCCTGCTGGGGATTGGCGAACCCGGCGGCGCACACAACGAGGGGCTCGCCGCCCTGGTGGTTCCCAACTTCGAGCACCTCAAGGCCCAACGGCTCGCCAACTCCGAAGACGTGATCCGATGGGAGATGGACAGCCTCTCTCGGGAACTTCCTGCTTCCAAGCGCCCGACCCAGCTCCGGATCGTGAAAGACCCCTTTCCCAGGACCCGGTTGGGCAAAATCCAACGGCACTTGGTTCACGAGATGTATCTCAGGGGAGAAACCCTGCGAGTCGAAGTGGATGAAGGGCTACCACCATCGGAAGTAGACCAGCACCTGTGGGAAACCCCGGTCACCCGGAAAATCCTCGCATACCTCCCGGTTCTGGCCCGGAAGAAGAAAGGAATCCGTCTCGACGATAATTTGGAACTGGACCTCGGCCTGGATTCTCTATCACGGATCGAGCTGATGGTGGCCCTCGAAGAGTTGTTCAACATCGATCTCCCTGCAGAGGCCGGCCCCGCGCTGTTTACAGTGCGAGATCTGGTAGTTAAGGTACATGAGTGTCTGGCTGAACACCCAGAGGTCATCCAGGAAGATCGAGAGGCCCGCCGCCCCCCGTGGAACGAGATCTTGGCAGGTGAGCCCCCAGAAAGTGTCCGGGCCGAGATCGCAGAGAGCAACAAGCCCTGGGCTATTGCCGTCTCTTTTCTCTCCCACAAGCTCCTCCGCCTCGTCTTCCGTCTGCTTTGCCGTTTCCGGGTCCACGGCCTGAGCCACGTGCCGGATCGGGGCCCCTATCTGATCACTCCCAATCACGCCAGCTACGTCGACGGGTTTGCCCTCGGGGCTGCCCTTGAGTTCCGTCTTGTTCGTCAGCTGAACTTTCTGGGCTTTCATCAATTCTTCCAAAATCCGGTCACCGCCATGTTTGGCAAGGCGTATCGGGTTATCCACGTGGATGCTGATACCTACTTGTTTCAGGCGCTACAAGCGGCAGCGTATGTTTTGAGGCAGGGGGAACTCCTCTGTGTCTTTCCCGAAGGAGCGCGCTCAATTGACGGCCAGATCAAGCCCTTCAAAAAAGGGGTATCCATCCTGGCCAGGGAGCTGAATCTTCCCCTGCTTCCGGTCCGGATTTTCGGTTCGTTCGACATTTGGCCTCGGGGTAAGCGCTTTCAACGACTCCATCCCCTGACAATCGTCTTTGGCCCGCCGGTCACAGTGCAAGAACTCCTCGATGAAGGTCCGATCCCTCCCGAAGCCGACCTGTATGAAGTCATTGCCGCCCGACTCCGCGAGCGGGTCGCCGCCTTGGCTGTTTGA
- a CDS encoding M20/M25/M40 family metallo-hydrolase — protein MINRDRMRDHFLTLVQIDSPSRKEREIAMHLKEELTSLGAEVSFDQTDQMVGGTVGNLIARIPGTRSGGTPFLLCAHMDTVGPGQGIKPQVEENLIKSDGSTILGADDKSGIAIICEVLRALQKEKVPYAELEILFTICEESSLLGARHLDVSRLHARTGLILDSSDPDRLITRAPAANRLQFTLQGFEAHAGVCPERGINAIRIASEAIAGMRLGRLDDETTANIGTIEGGIAINIIPSAVTVHGEARSHDEAKLKAQTEHMIRCFEEAAGQHQLTLDGTTHRGQVTYQVQRDYDRLFIPEDARIVQLVRHAAHTLGREITLWRTGGASDANFLCAKGLEVANVGTGQREVHTVREYLLLDDMVRSAELVLNTVKLHASMS, from the coding sequence ATGATTAATCGTGACCGGATGCGCGACCATTTCCTGACGCTGGTGCAAATCGACAGCCCCTCCCGGAAGGAGCGAGAGATCGCGATGCACCTCAAGGAGGAGCTAACTTCTTTGGGAGCCGAGGTGAGTTTTGACCAGACGGATCAGATGGTAGGCGGAACGGTTGGAAACCTCATCGCGCGCATTCCCGGCACCCGATCGGGGGGAACTCCCTTCCTACTCTGCGCCCATATGGATACCGTTGGGCCCGGTCAGGGGATCAAGCCCCAGGTTGAGGAGAACCTCATCAAAAGCGACGGATCCACGATCTTGGGGGCGGACGACAAAAGCGGGATCGCCATCATCTGTGAAGTGCTCCGGGCGCTTCAGAAAGAAAAAGTCCCGTACGCAGAGCTCGAGATCCTCTTTACCATTTGCGAAGAGAGCAGCCTACTTGGGGCGAGACACCTGGACGTTTCCCGCCTCCATGCCCGCACCGGCCTCATACTGGACAGCAGCGATCCCGATCGACTGATCACCAGGGCACCGGCCGCCAATAGACTCCAGTTCACCCTCCAGGGTTTCGAGGCTCACGCCGGGGTCTGTCCTGAGAGGGGGATCAATGCGATCCGGATAGCCAGCGAGGCTATCGCGGGGATGCGGCTCGGCCGCCTAGATGACGAGACTACGGCGAACATTGGAACGATCGAGGGCGGTATCGCCATCAACATCATCCCCAGCGCCGTCACCGTCCACGGGGAGGCGCGCAGCCACGACGAGGCCAAACTCAAGGCCCAGACCGAGCACATGATCCGCTGCTTCGAGGAGGCGGCAGGCCAGCACCAGCTCACACTGGACGGGACGACCCACCGGGGCCAAGTCACGTACCAGGTCCAGCGGGACTACGATCGGCTCTTCATTCCTGAGGACGCTCGGATTGTCCAACTTGTTCGACACGCCGCCCATACTCTCGGGCGCGAAATCACCCTCTGGCGAACGGGCGGGGCCTCCGACGCCAATTTCCTTTGCGCCAAGGGGCTCGAGGTGGCTAATGTGGGGACTGGGCAGCGGGAGGTCCACACGGTGCGGGAGTATCTGCTGCTCGATGATATGGTCCGATCAGCGGAGCTCGTCCTGAATACAGTGAAGCTTCACGCAAGCATGAGCTAA
- a CDS encoding CoA pyrophosphatase, translated as MIEKEEIRRIITGRQRTSLPSEGKQQAAVLVPLYHGEGGFEILLIKRTDHVKTHQGQIAFPGGTWQPEDRDPIATALREAHEEIGIHPKDVEVFGELDDTSTATSNFLITPVVGFIPSRYPFQIEAREIAEILSFPLQLLKNPQAFHEEVWEREREKVRVFVRREGPHTIWGATARILRHFGEILFGAGERR; from the coding sequence ATGATCGAGAAGGAGGAAATCCGCCGCATCATCACAGGCCGCCAACGAACATCTCTGCCCTCCGAGGGAAAACAGCAGGCGGCGGTGCTGGTCCCTCTCTACCACGGTGAAGGAGGATTTGAAATTCTTCTTATCAAGAGGACGGATCATGTCAAGACGCATCAAGGACAGATCGCCTTTCCCGGCGGGACCTGGCAGCCGGAAGATCGAGACCCAATCGCCACGGCTCTGAGAGAGGCCCATGAGGAGATAGGCATCCATCCCAAGGATGTGGAGGTGTTTGGAGAGCTGGACGATACCTCTACTGCCACCTCCAATTTCCTCATCACCCCTGTGGTCGGCTTTATTCCCTCCCGATATCCCTTTCAGATCGAAGCGAGGGAGATCGCTGAGATTCTCTCCTTCCCCTTGCAGCTCCTCAAAAACCCGCAGGCCTTCCATGAGGAGGTCTGGGAGAGGGAAAGAGAAAAGGTCCGGGTCTTCGTCCGTCGGGAGGGGCCCCACACGATCTGGGGGGCTACCGCTAGGATCCTACGCCACTTCGGCGAAATCCTGTTCGGCGCCGGCGAAAGGCGCTGA
- a CDS encoding CBS domain-containing protein produces MYTVVSIMKSPVVSIEANKSVAEAIHQMQEKGISSLMVTPATPGEPEGMMTKRDIISKVVSHGKDPKTLNVQDVMTTSLITVPPDYPLADAARLMSEKGIRRVLVRQGGKIIGIVSDTDIFRAVEESGWGPNY; encoded by the coding sequence ATGTACACGGTGGTCAGTATCATGAAGAGCCCGGTGGTGAGCATCGAAGCGAACAAGTCCGTGGCGGAGGCAATACATCAGATGCAGGAAAAAGGTATCTCGAGCCTCATGGTCACGCCGGCGACGCCCGGGGAGCCTGAGGGGATGATGACCAAGCGGGACATCATCTCCAAGGTTGTCTCGCATGGGAAAGATCCCAAGACGCTGAATGTTCAGGACGTCATGACCACAAGCCTCATTACCGTGCCCCCTGACTATCCCCTCGCGGACGCAGCCAGGCTGATGAGCGAGAAGGGGATCCGACGGGTCTTGGTACGTCAGGGCGGTAAGATTATCGGGATCGTAAGCGATACCGACATCTTCCGGGCGGTGGAGGAGTCCGGCTGGGGGCCTAATTACTAA
- a CDS encoding alpha/beta hydrolase produces the protein MLEPLLTWSEGERLDGVLHLPGAGRWPCVITAHGLLSAKASDKYLLLAARLTKAGFACLRFDFRGCGESSGQLKDTTVAGRISDLKAVLSHLRDHPALDERFFLLGSSLGGYIALFVAAEAPQVMATALWATPVHLRDLQARKEALTAHGLGAAFFQELARGTFAEVPAGIPRCLIIHGEQDELIPHRHGRALYEQAKEPKALEIMVGADHRFSNRKHREEAVRLSIAWFKRYV, from the coding sequence GTGCTTGAGCCGCTGCTCACCTGGTCCGAGGGAGAGCGGCTCGATGGGGTGCTGCACCTCCCGGGTGCGGGCCGGTGGCCCTGCGTGATTACCGCCCACGGTCTCCTCAGCGCAAAAGCGAGTGACAAATACCTGCTTCTGGCAGCGCGGCTCACCAAGGCAGGATTTGCCTGCCTTCGGTTTGATTTCAGAGGGTGCGGTGAGAGTAGTGGACAGCTCAAGGACACCACCGTTGCCGGCCGGATCAGTGACCTCAAGGCAGTCCTCTCGCACCTTCGGGACCACCCGGCGCTGGACGAACGTTTTTTCCTCTTGGGAAGCAGCCTCGGAGGTTATATCGCCCTCTTTGTGGCGGCCGAGGCGCCCCAGGTGATGGCCACCGCCCTCTGGGCAACTCCGGTTCATCTTCGGGATTTGCAAGCCCGGAAGGAAGCCTTAACGGCTCACGGGCTCGGCGCCGCGTTCTTTCAAGAGCTGGCACGGGGAACCTTTGCAGAGGTCCCGGCTGGCATCCCCCGCTGCCTGATTATTCATGGGGAACAGGACGAACTGATCCCCCACCGTCACGGCCGGGCCCTCTACGAACAGGCCAAGGAGCCGAAAGCCCTCGAGATCATGGTGGGCGCAGACCATCGATTCAGCAACCGTAAACACCGGGAGGAAGCTGTCCGGCTGAGTATTGCCTGGTTCAAGAGGTACGTATGA
- a CDS encoding Gfo/Idh/MocA family oxidoreductase, protein MDIERIRVGIVGAGANTRLKHISGLKAIPGVEIVSVANRSRESSESVARESGIPKVYDDWLELVEAEDTDAICIGTWPYMHCPVTLAALENDKHVLCEARMALNAAEAHAMLEAARQHPHLVTQVVPAPHTLSVDRPIQKLITAGYCGEILAVEVRAVQPNFVDRESPLHWRHDADLSGFNTLTMGIWYESMMRWVGPATRVMAMTKVCVPHRKDTSGVLRAVTVPDHVDIIANLACGAIAHLRFSAVTGLAPTNEVWLFGTEGTLRLDTSTLEISGGRRRDKELQTVDVPEEERGGWRVEEEFINAIRGKERVTCTSFEDGARYMEFTEAVIRSAQSGQAMSLPL, encoded by the coding sequence ATGGACATCGAGAGGATCCGTGTGGGAATCGTCGGCGCGGGCGCGAACACGCGACTGAAGCACATCTCCGGGCTCAAGGCCATTCCGGGCGTAGAGATTGTCAGCGTGGCTAACCGCAGCCGGGAGTCGAGTGAATCCGTAGCCCGGGAGTCCGGGATCCCCAAAGTGTATGATGACTGGTTGGAGTTGGTGGAGGCCGAGGACACCGATGCCATCTGCATCGGGACGTGGCCATACATGCACTGTCCGGTCACCCTCGCGGCACTAGAAAACGACAAACATGTCCTGTGCGAAGCACGGATGGCGTTGAATGCGGCAGAGGCCCATGCCATGCTCGAGGCAGCCCGCCAGCACCCTCATCTTGTAACCCAGGTGGTCCCCGCACCGCACACCCTGTCCGTCGACCGCCCCATCCAGAAGCTCATCACTGCTGGCTACTGTGGAGAGATTCTGGCAGTAGAGGTTCGGGCGGTGCAGCCGAACTTTGTGGACAGGGAAAGCCCCTTACACTGGAGGCACGATGCGGACCTGAGCGGCTTCAACACCCTGACCATGGGTATCTGGTACGAGTCAATGATGCGCTGGGTGGGGCCCGCGACCCGGGTAATGGCCATGACCAAGGTGTGTGTTCCTCACCGGAAAGACACAAGTGGGGTCCTCAGGGCGGTGACAGTGCCAGACCACGTGGATATCATCGCGAATCTGGCATGTGGAGCGATCGCCCACCTCCGCTTCAGTGCCGTCACGGGCCTAGCGCCGACGAACGAGGTGTGGCTTTTCGGCACCGAGGGCACCTTGAGACTTGATACCTCGACCCTCGAGATTTCCGGGGGACGGCGGCGGGACAAAGAGCTGCAAACGGTCGACGTCCCCGAGGAGGAGCGAGGAGGCTGGCGGGTAGAGGAGGAGTTTATCAACGCGATCCGGGGCAAGGAGAGGGTTACATGCACCAGCTTCGAGGACGGCGCGCGGTACATGGAGTTTACCGAGGCGGTAATACGCAGCGCCCAGTCGGGCCAGGCCATGAGCTTGCCGCTCTAG
- a CDS encoding cupin domain-containing protein codes for MEVIRGKDSEARRGERFTGTAWVGTPLKAQRPAGMRVFLVFFEPGARTHWHAHGGEQTLYVVAGTGRVQKSGDPGREMGPGDIVYIAPGEKHWHGAGPQSSLLHLAVTTGGDTVWMEEVTEDAYTKDFN; via the coding sequence ATGGAAGTGATTCGGGGAAAGGATAGCGAGGCTCGACGCGGGGAGAGATTTACTGGGACGGCGTGGGTCGGGACGCCGCTCAAAGCGCAGCGGCCAGCGGGCATGAGAGTGTTCCTGGTGTTTTTCGAGCCCGGAGCCCGGACACACTGGCACGCACACGGGGGTGAGCAGACCCTTTATGTTGTTGCGGGGACAGGCCGGGTCCAGAAATCGGGCGACCCGGGGAGGGAGATGGGTCCTGGAGACATCGTGTACATTGCCCCGGGAGAGAAGCACTGGCACGGGGCGGGGCCACAAAGTTCACTCTTGCACCTCGCGGTCACCACGGGAGGAGACACTGTGTGGATGGAGGAGGTGACGGAGGATGCGTACACGAAGGATTTCAATTGA